A window of Marinobacter sp. es.042 genomic DNA:
TCTCGTCGAGGGCTCGGCTGTTCTGATGGGCGGCCACCCAGGCGCGGGCAAGAGTACCCTCCTGCTACAGGCCGTCTGCCATCTGGCTGCAAGCGTCCCCGCTTTGTACGTCACTGGTGAGGAATCCCTGCAGCAGGTGGCCATGCGCGCCAAACGGCTGGGCCTTCCGACCAAAGACCTGAAGATGCTGTCCGAAACCAGCGTCGAACGGGTCATGCAGGTGGCCGAGGCAGAAAAACCCCGGATTCTGGTGGTAGACAGTATTCAGGTGATGCACATGGCGGATATCGAGTCCGCCCCTGGCAGTGTCTCCCAGGTACGCGAAAGCGCCGCTTACCTGACCCGTTTCGCCAAGCAGACCGGCACCATCCTGTTCCTGGTCGGCCATGTCACCAAAGACGGCAGTTTGGCCGGCCCGAAAGTTCTGGAACACATGATTGACTGCTCGATCCTGCTGGAAGGCTCCAGCGACAGCCGTTATCGAACCCTTCGGGGGATCAAGAACCGGTTTGGCGCGGTGAACGAGTTGGGCGTGTTCGCCATGCTGGAACAGGGTCTGAAGGAAGTGAAGAACCCCAGCGCGATCTTTCTGAACCGTGGTGAAGACGCAGCCCCGGGAAGCGTGGTGATGGTGGTCTGGGAAGGCACCCGCCCGATGCTCGTGGAGATCCAGGCCCTGGTGGACATGGCTCAGGGCGGCTACCCCAGACGGGTCGCGGTTGGCCTCGATCAGAACCGGCTTGCCATGCTCCTTGCCGTGTTGCACCGCCATGGCGGCATGCACGTATCCGACCAGGACGTGTTCGTCAATGTGGTTGGTGGCGTAAAAGTAAACGAAACCAGCGCCGACCTGGCCCTTCTGGCCGCTATCGTTTCGTCCTTCCGCGACCGCGCCCTGCCCCAGGACCTGGTGATCTTCGGCGAAGTCGGCCTCTCCGGGGAAATCCGCCCTGTGCCCAGTGGCCAGGAGCGAATCTACGAAGCCGCCAAACACGGCTTCACCCGGGCACTGGTGCCGAAGTCCAATGCTCCGCGCAAGACCATCGACGGCATGAAGGTGATTCCGGTGACCAAACTGAGTGACGCTCTTACTGCTCTGGAAGACCTTTAAGCCTGCCATCTTCGGAGTGAACGGTCAGGCAGCGGTGCCAAGCCAAGGTCCGGCTGCAAAAGCTCTAATCAATGAGGTGGGCAAACTCTCTTTCGAGCAACGCCTGATCTCCGAGGTTAAGCTCCACTAGGCGCTTTAGGTGGGTAGCACTATCGAGATCTATGTACTGGCATTTGAAACCCAGCCGGTGCGGCTCCACGTGCCTAAGCTCTACCGCCATAACAATACCTGCCTCATGATCATTCAGATGAATAATCACCTCACAGGGCTGCTTTAACGGCACCTGCCAACCCTCCGGCCGCTTCACCAGAACACCTTTCAGCGAAATATCCAGCACCTCCGTCGTCCAGACGGATTCCTGGCAGTGGAGTTCGCACGGCGCATCGAATTCGATCCGGTGGAACCGGCGTTTTTCTGGGGTCTTGGTGGGCAAGTGGTTACTCCTGTTTACCGGTCTTGGTTTACCTGACTATAGACCGGACAGAAGATCGCTTCCAGAGGAATTCTTGAGGGGGGGGGCTTCGGTTGTCGGATTACGGCGCGCGTTGCGCGCCTAATCCGACCTACAGGACTGCAAAGATTTATCTCCATCGCCTGATCGGGTCGTTCTGGGAGCCTTTCCAAAAATGTCGGAGGCCAGGGATGGCCGGAGACAAGCCACATGGACGTGCTCGGAGCGGTTTTTGGAAAGGCTCCCAGAACGACCCAGCCCGCCAGATCAGCAGGCTAGGAGAGACATGGCTCCTAAATCAGCGGTGATACTCCGGGCTGAGTTCAACCACAGCCTCAATGAACGCCTTGGCATGCTCCGGATCCACATCCGGCGTAATCCCGTGACCAAGGTTAAATATGTGCCCATTGCCGGAACCGAAGCGCTTGAGGATATCAGCCACTTCCTGCCGGATCCGCTCAGGCGGCGCATAAAGCATTGCCGGATCCATGTTGCCCTGAAGGGCCACTCGACCACCAATGCGGGCCCGGGCATTACCGATATCGGTAGTCCAGTCCAGACCAACGGCATCCGCACCGGAATCGGCAATGGATTCCAGCCACTGACCGCCATTCTTGGTAAACAGGATCACTGGCACCCGGCGACCATCGCTCTCGCGAATCAGGCCGTCAACGATCTTCTTCATGTAGCGGAGCGAGAACTCTTCGTACGCCCAGCTGCTCAAAACGCCGCCCCAGGTATCGAAAATCTGTACAGCCTGGGCACCGGCCTTGATCTGGCCGTTGAGGTAATCAATGACCGCATCCGCCAGATGGTCCAGCAAGCGGTGCATAACCTCCGGCTGACCGTACATGAGCTTCTTGGCCTCCCGAAAATCCTTGGACGAGCCACCCTCAATCATGTAAGTCGCCAGCGTCCAGGGGCTGCCGGAGAAACCGATCAGGGGAACGCTGCCGTTCAGGGCACCCCTGATGGTAGAAACCGCGTTCATAACGTAGTCCAGATCCACCTCAGCGTTGATCTTCGGCAGAGCCGCAACATCGGCTTCGGAGCGGATCGTATTCCGGAATTTCGGGCCTTCACCGGTCTCGAAGTACAGGCCGAGACCCAGAGCGTCCGGAATCGTCAGGATGTCTGAAAACAGGATCGCCGCGTCCAGTGGGAAACGTTCCAGAGGCTGCAGAGTTACCTCGCAGGCCAACGGCGTGTTCTTGCACAGGCTGAGAAAGTCGCCGGCTTTTGCCCTGGTCGCGCGGTACTCCGGCAGGTATCGCCCTGCCTGTCGCATCATCCAAACCGGTGTCCGGTCCACGGGCTGGCGCATCAGGGCGCGCAGGAAACGATCATTCTTCAGCTCGGTCATAGGAAATCCAGCGTGTTCTGTACAAAGGGGAAAATTGGGTGGAGGCCATAATACCCGGTTTGCGGGAATAAAAAAGGGCGGCTTTCCCTTAGGAAACCGCCCTTCTGATCAGGATCAACCGTGCAATCAGATATCCAGGTAATCCATGATACCTTCGGCAGCCTGACGGCCTTCCCAGATAGCGGTTACGACCAGATCGGAACCACGGACCATGTCCCCGCCCGCAAAGATCTTCTCGTTGCTGGTCTGGAACATGAACTCGGCGCCTTCCGGCGCGGTTACCCGGCCCGAATCGTCGGTATTCACCTTCAGCTCATCGAACCAGTCGGCCGGGCTCGGACGGAAACCGAAGGCGACCAGAACCGCATCCGCAGGAATAACCTCCTCGCTACCCGGGACCACTTCCGGACGGCGACGACCATTCTCGTCGGGATCGCCCAGACGGGTCTGAACCACCTTCACACCCTCAACCCGGTCTTCACCAATAATGGCGATGGGCTGACGATTGAAGAGGAACTTGACGCCCTCTTCCTTGGCGTTGGCCACTTCCCGGCGAGAACCCGGCATGTTGGCTTCGTCCCGGCGGTAGGCACAGGTAACGCTCTCGGCCTGCTGACGGATTGAGGTGCGGTTACAGTCCATGGCCGTATCGCCGCCACCCAGGACAACAACCCGCTTGCCTTTCATGTCAATGAAGTCTGCTTCGTCTTTCTCGAAGCCGAGACGACGGTTGACGTTCGAAACGAGGAACGGCAGTGCATCGTACACGCCCGGCAGGTTCTCACCCGGAAAACCACCCTTCATGTAGGTGTAGGTGCCCATGCCCATGAAAACGGCATCGTACTCGTCAATGATCTCCTGCAGCTGAACGTCCTTGCCCACCTCGGTAGAAAGGCGGAATTCCACGCCCATCTCCTCGAACACCTTGCGGCGACGGGTCATAACGGATTTTTCCAGCTTGAACTCGGGAATGCCGAAGGTCAGCAGGCCACCGATTTCCGGATAGATATCGAATACAACCGGCTTGACGCCATTGCGAACCAGAACGTCCGCGCAGCCCAGACCCGCAGGCCCAGCGCCGATGACGGCAACCTTCTTGTCTGTCCACTTCACGGCGGACATATCCGGTTTCCAGCCCAGGGCAAAGGCGGTGTCGGTAATGTACTTCTCGACCGACCCGATGGTAACCGCGCCGTATCCGTCGTTCAGGGTGCAGGCACCTTCACACAGGCGATCCTGCGGACAAACGCGGCCGCAAACTTCAGGCAGGGAGTTGGTCTGGTGACACAACTCGACGGCCCGCATGATATTGCCTTCGGAAACTAGCTTGAGCCAGTTCGGAATATAGTTGTGAACCGGGCACTTCCACTCGCAATAGGGGTTACCACACTCAAGACAGCGATGGGACTGGGACGCCGCGTTATCTGCTGTGAAGGGGTGGTAAATTTCACCAAACTCTTTCTTCCGCTTCTTGGCCGGGACCTTTTTCGGGTCGACACGTCCAACCTCGACAAACTGGAAGTCATTACTCAGTCGTTCTTTCATCTGGATGCTCTCATCAACTCGATTTCGACAAGGGCGGCAGCCAGGCTGCTCGCCCCAAACCCTCTCAGCCTCTTATTCCGGACGCGCCCGGGTGCTGGCCAGCAGACTGCGCAGATTCGCAGCCTTGGGTTTCACCAGCCAGAAGCGGCCAATGTAGTCGTCGAAATTCTCAAGAATGTGCTCTGCCCACTCACTGCCGGTTTCCGAGATGTGCTCCCGGATAACACCACGCAGGTGATTGCGGTAGGACTCCATGTCCTCGCTGGAAATCCGCTGAATTTCCACCAGCTCGTGGTTGTATTTGTCCACGAACGTGTTGTTGATATCCATGACGTAAGCAAAGCCACCGGTCATACCAGCACCGAAGTTGTGGCCAGTAGAGCCCAGCACCGTCACCAGACCACCGGTCATGTATTCACAGCAATGGTCTCCGGCGCCTTCCACAACGGCATGGGCACCGGAATTACGAACTGCAAATCGCTCACCCGCGGTTCCGGCAGCAAAGAGTTTGCCGCCGGTTGCGCCGTAGAGACAGGTATTGCCGACGATAGAGGTTTCCTGGGTCTTGAACGCGCTGCCGCGGGGCGGCTTCACAACCAGCTTGCCACCGGTCATGCCCTTACCGACGTAGTCGTTGGCATCCCCTTCAAGGATCAGGTTGAGACCACCAACGTTCCAGACACCAAAACTCTGGCCAGCGGTACCGGTCAGGTCCAGGGTGATCGGTGCATCCACCATACCCTGGTTACCATGGATCTGGGCGATTTCGCCAGAGAGGCGGGCGCCAATAGAGCGATCACAGTTGGTGACCCGATAGGACCAGGCGCCTCCACTCTTATCTTTGATCGCCGCCGCGGTATCCCGAACCATCTGTTCCGCGAGCCTGCCCTCATCGAACGGGTGATTCCGTTCGACCTGACAGGTCTGCGGCTTGTCCGCAGGAATATGGTCGTTAGACAGCAGGCGACTCAGATCCAGCTTCTTCTGACGCTCGGTATCACCGGGCAGGCGCTCCAGAAGGTCAACGCGACCCACAAGCTCTTCCAGGGTACGCACACCCAGTTTGGCCATCCACTCCCGGGTCTCCTCGGCCACGAAGCGGAAGAAATTCATCGCCATTTCTACCGTGCCCTTGAAGTGCTCTTCACGGAGGTGGTCGTTCTGGGTAGCCACACCGGTCGCGCAGTTATTCAGGTGACAGATACGCAGGTATTTGCAGCCCAGCGCCACCATCGGTGTGGTACCGAAACCGAAGCTCTCAGCACCAAGGATCGCGCCTTTTACCACGTCCAGACCTGTTTTCAGACCGCCATCAGTCTGCAGGCGAATCTTGCCACGCAGGTCATTGGCTCGCAGCGCCTGCTGGGTTTCGGTCAGCCCCAGCTCCCAGGGAGAACCGGCGTAGCGGATCGACGTCAGCGGGCTCGCCGCTGTACCGCCATCGTAACCGGACACCGTGATCAGGTCGGCGTACGCCTTGGCCACACCTGCGGCAATCGTACCGACGCCGGGCTCAGAGACCAGCTTCACAGACACCAGAGCCTGCGGATTGACCTGTTTGAGGTCGAAAATCAGCTGGGCCAGATCCTCGATGGAATAGATATCGTGATGCGGCGGCGGTGAAATCAGCGTTACGCCCGGGACCGAATAACGCAGGCGGGCGATCAGTTCGTTGACCTTGCCACCGGGCAACTGGCCGCCTTCGCCCGGCTTGGCACCCTGGGCCACCTTGATCTGCATGACATCCGCACTACGCAGGTATTCGGCTGTAACACCGAAGCGACCGGACGCAATCTGTTTGATTTTCGAGCGTTTTTCAGTGCCGTAGCGAGCAGGATCTTCACCGCCCTCGCCCGAATTGGACCGGCTGCCCAGGGTATTCATGGCCACCGCCAAGGCTTCGTGGGCCTCGGGTGACAGGGCACCAAGTGACATACCGGCCGAATCAAAGCGGGGGAAGATGTTTTCAACCGGCTCTACTTCCGAAATATCAATCGGCTTGATGTCTTTCCGGAAGACAAGAAGGTCACGGAGCGTCGCAACCGGACGCTCGTTAACCAGACCCGCGTATTCCTTGTAGTGGCCATAGTCGCCGCTGGTGACCGCCTCCTGGAGCTTACCGACCACATCCGGGTTAAAGGCATGATACTCCTGGCCATGGACGTACTTCAGAAGACCGCCCTGAATGATGGGCTTGCGCGGCTTCCAGGCCACGGACGCCAATTGCTCCTGATCCTGCTGGAAATCGAAGAACCCGGCGCCCTGGATTCGGCTGGGCACACCCTTGAAGCACAGGTCAACGACATCATCGGCCAGACCGACTGCTTCAAACAGCTGGGCGCCACGATAGGAAGTGATGGTGGAAATCCCCATCTTCGACAGTATCTTCAGCAACCCTTTGTTGATGCCCTTCCGGTAGTTATTCTTGGCATCGATCGGATCCATCAGCAGTTCGCCGGTACGGATCAGGTCGTTCAGAACCTGGTAAGCCAGGTACGGATAGACCGCTGTTGCACCAAAACCGAAGAGCACGGCGAAATGATGAGGATCGCGAGCCCAACCGGTTTCAACAACGATGTTGGAATCGCAGCGCAGTCCTTTCTTGACCAGATGGTGGTGGACCGCACCGGTTGCCATCAGGGCATTGACCGGCAGTTCACCTTCCTTCAGATCTTTGTCGGTGAGAATCAGCAGCACCTTACCATCCCGGACGGCCTGTTCCGCTTCCTCACAAACCTGGCGAATCGCCTGCTCCAATCCCTGTTCCGGGCGGTAGCTCATGGAAATACGCGCGACCTCGAAACCCGGGCGCTCATTGTTGGCAATCTTGAGGAACTTGGCAGGCGACAGAACCGGTGTCGTCAGAATAATGCGGTCTGCGTGATCGGCGGTTTCCTCGAATACGTTGCGCTCGGCACCCAGACAGGTCTCCAGGGACATGACAATCGACTCACGCAACGGGTCAATCGCCGGGTTGGTCACCTGGGCGAACTTCTGACGGAAGTAGTCCGCCACGTGGCGTACCTTGCTCGAGAGCACGGCCATCGGGGTATCGTCGCCCATGGATCCAACCGCTTCCTGGCCGTTCTCCGCAAGCGGACGCAGTACCTGGTCACGCTCTTCGAAAGAGACCATGAACATCTTCTGGTGCACCAGAAGCTCGTCGGAATCCATCAGCCTGAAATCCGGGGTGTCCTGATTCAGAGTGGTCTCGACGCGGAGAGCGTTTTCCCGCAGCCAGCGCTTGTAGGGCTGAGCGGTCTTGAGACGCTGATCAATGTCCTTAGTGTGCAGGACTTCACCGGACTCTGTGTCGATCGCCAGCATCTGACCCGGTCCGACACGGCCTTTGGCTACCACATCGTCCGGCTGATAACCGTAAGTTCCGATCTCTGAGGCCAGCGTGATGAAATCATCCTTGGTGATGACCCACCGGGCCGGGCGCAGACCATTCCTGTCGAGCATACAGACGGCATAGCGGCCGTCCGACATGACCAGACCGGCAGGACCATCCCAGGGCTCCATGTGCATGGAGTTGTACTCGTAAAACGCACGCAGCTCTGAATCCATGCTATCGACATTCTGCCAGGCTGGCGGAATCATCATGCGGACCGCGCGGAACAGGTCAACACCGCCGGCAAGCAGCACTTCCAGCATGTTGTCCATGCTTGAAGAGTCAGAACCGGTGAGGTTCACCAGAGGCTGCAGGGTCTGCAGATCCGGCAATTCCGGAGAGCTGAACTTGGCGGCCCGGGCGATGGCCCAGTTACGGTTGCCGTCAATGGTGTTGATCTCACCGTTGTGAGCCAGATACCGGAACGGCTGGGCCAGCGGCCAGCGTGGCATGGTGTTGGTGGAGAACCGCTGATGGAAAACACAGATGGCGGTCTCGAGATCGGGGTCACCCAGATCCTTGTAGAAGTTGGCCAGATCTGCCGGCATCATCAGGCCCTTATAGGCCAGTGTGCGGTGTGACAGGCTGCAGATGTAGAACTCGGAATCGTCGGCCATATCGCTTTCGGCGTGGCGACGGCCCACGAACAGACTGATCGCAAAATCACGCTCCGACTTGCCACCAGGCACCACGAAGACCTGCTCGATACGGGGCAGACAATCAAGCGCCATGGGGCCGAGACAGCTGTCATCGACCGGCACTTCGCGCCAGCCGAGAATCTCCAGGCCCTGCTCGGTCAACCGTTTCTCGATGGCCGCACGACCAGCCGAGGCCTTGGCTTCGTCGGGGTTCAGGAAGACTTGGCCGACAGCAAAAAGATCACCCGGCTCCTTGCCAAACGCTGCCTTGGCGGCTTTTTTCAGAAAGCCATCCGGGCTCTGGATCAGAAGGCCACAACCATCGCCGGTCTTTCCGTCTGCAGCGATACCACCTCGGTGGGTCATGCAGGTCAGAGACTCGATGGCAGTTTGCAACAACTTGTGGCTGGCCTCGCCCTTCATGTGGGCAATCAGACCGAATCCGCAGTTGTCCCTGAATTCATCGGGATGATACAAACCTGTCATCATAAGCGTTCTCTCGCGTAGAAATGCTTTTCAATCAAAGAGTTAATTGGCGCACAGCCAAACAACCACCCTTCGACACTGAAAATGGGGGCTGGCTATTTTACACACGTAGAAATACGTACTCAAATCGGCGTGACGTTATTGTGGGAAGCCGAAACCGGGATTACCAGTCGACAAGGTTATGGAACAACGAGTTAGCGCCGAAACAGCGGCGCTATAAATTGTCGACCGGACGCACCCAGGGTGACCTGGAAGCCAGCTCCTCTGGCAAACCAGCTGCCGCGGCATTGGCCGCCTCCCGGGTAGGAAACTCCCCATAGAATACCATAAACCAGGGCTGGCCTTGCCTTTCCCCGCGGGTGTAGACCAGATCACCAAGCTGTGAATAGCGGGAAATAACGTTCAGAGCGGTCTGTTCAAGATTGCCGGCCACCAGTTGAATGGTCCAGCCTCCACGCGCCCGAACCTGATCAATCGCCGAAAAATACGCCGGGTTTGCCGGAGTGAAGCTCGGCGCGGCCTCTGGCTCTGGCTCTGGCTCTGGCTCTGGCTCTGGCTCTGGCTCTGGCTCTGGCTCTGGCTCTGGCTCTGGCTCTGGCTCTGGCTCTGGCTCTGGCTCTGGCTCTGGCTCTGGCTCTGGCTCTGGCTCTGGCTCTGGCTCTGGCTCTGGCTCTGGCTGGTCAGCTTCCGGCTCGGTTACCGGCTCTGTCAATACCGTTTCAGGCTCCACGGCAGGCTGGTCCTGCGACGGCTCTTCCGGGGTTGGCACTGAATTCTCTGTTTCAGGCCCAATGGTTATGCTCTTTCTCACCGGCTCCGGGGCTTTTACAGTCTCGCCGGCCACGGATTCATCATACTGGCGCGACACAAACCACCAGGAGCCCGCAAGGAGCACAAGGGCCAGCCCGGGCAAAAGGAACCGCTTCCACGGAACGTGCTTAGGGCGATCGACACTCGGCGAGGCCACCATGTCCAGCCAAACGCCCGGAGTCACACGCTTGAGTCGCGCAAAGCTACCCTGGCTCAGGGCGTGAATTTTGGAGACCCGGGCCGGACTCAGAAGTTCCCCTGCCTTGCCGCCGGCAGCGTGAACCCGTGGTTCCAGATAGGCAACGATTTCATCCCTGGTGAGAGGCCGCAGATGTATCTGGTGGACACTTGTGCTCGCATCATCCAGGCCCATCGACTGGACCAGGCTATCCGTTCCGGCAAACACCGGAACGGCAGTGGAGCCACGCTCTGAAGCCAGATAGGCGGACAGGATAAGCCTTAGCAACTCCGTCGGCGCCCGGTCGGCATCGTCAATCAAAAGGACCATACGCTGGCCCTTTCGGACCCGCGATTCAGACCACTTGAAAAAGCCATAAACCAGGTCTCGGGGGCTGTCTTCCGGGCCGAGATTTGAGCGGGAAACCGCTTTCAGGTCCCGGGCAAGGGCCTGGGCGCTGGTCAGCGCTGCCGCCGGTATACGGTGAAAGTCGAGTCTGGATGATTCGCTGCGGACCAGCTCCGCCAGTATTCGGGTTTTGCCCGAGCCAGCAGCTCCGGTCAATAACAGAGCCATATCACCGAAGCCGCATAGATGGCGCAACGCTTCCAGAGCGTGATGACGCATGGCATCCGGAAAGAACGGCGTCTCCATTTCCAGCGGGTTGGCACGGAGGCTGTAGCGCTGCTGCAACCTGGGGAACAGGCCTCCGCCATCAAGACTGTTCAAGCTTTCTTCAGTCACGAGTCTTCCTTGTCTTCTGGTCCGCTACCAAATCATTGATGCCTTCGGGCCGTCATCATGTCGAGCTGCAAAAACGTGTAAAGGTGAGAGCAAGGTTTTCAGGACTCGCTTCGGATGTGACCACGGCGTCTCCAACCGAACGAAGCAGGACCAGCCTCAAAAGGCCATCCACGTTCTTCTTGTCGACAGCCATCAGACCCATAAAGTCATCGGCCGTCATTGCAACCGGGGGCTTATCCGGTAAACCGGCCCGGAGGATCAGTCGGTTTATACGATCACAATCGTCACGGCTGATCATCCCTTCAAGCGCGGATAATTCGGCGGCCATCAGCATACCGGTGCCTACTGCTTCCCCGTGCAGCCAGTTGCCGTAACCGGCATAGGTTTCGATCGCGTGGCCGAAGGTGTGACCAAGATTCAGAATCGCCCTGAGGCCACCTTCGCGCTCGTCGAGTGCAACAATTTCGGCCTTGCAAGCGCAGGACCTGAAGATGGCTTCTGCCAGCGCCTCCGGATCAAGACTGACCAATGCATCCATGTGCTCTTCAAGCCAGCCAAGAAAGCCCTGATCCCGGATCAGCCCATATTTGATAACTTCCGCCAGCCCCGCTGACACCTCTCTGGCGGGCAAAGTCTGTAGACTTGCCGTGTCTATCAACACCGCTTGCGGCTGATGGAAAGCCCCAATCATGTTCTTGCCAAGCGGGTGATTGATGCCGGTTTTCCCACCTACAGAAGAGTCGACCTGGGAAAGCAGCGTCGTTGGAATCTGGATGAACGGCACACCACGTTGATAACAGGCTGCTGCAAAACCAGCCATATCCCCGACCACACCTCCACCGAGGGCAACCAGAGTGGTTTTTCGGGTGTGGCGATGTTCAAGGAGACCGTCAAAGATGCTGTTAAGAGTCTGCCAATCCTTGAACTTCTCGCCATCCGGAAGTACGACGGTATCAACCCGCTTCCCCGGAAAGCAGGCTTTCGCCCGCTCAAGATAGAGTGGTGCCACAGTCTCATTGGTAACGATCATGACCTGCGCCCCGGAAACAAAAGCTGACAGATCCTGAGTGCCGAGAAGACCCTCACCGATAAATATGGGGTAGCTGCGTTCACCGAGCTCTACCGAGAGCTCCCGATACCGATTAGACATGGTTGCGACCTTCCTTACGTATCTGCCTTTTGTGACGCGGCGTTTTCGGGTTCAGCCGATTGACCAGCTGACGCACCACCAGCCGGGGACT
This region includes:
- the radA gene encoding DNA repair protein RadA gives rise to the protein MAKTRTAYVCTECGADYSKWQGQCTACQAWNTISEVRGVSSTSKGARGGRFEGFAGSLSEVQSLDDVSLAEQPRISSGMQEFDRVLGGGLVEGSAVLMGGHPGAGKSTLLLQAVCHLAASVPALYVTGEESLQQVAMRAKRLGLPTKDLKMLSETSVERVMQVAEAEKPRILVVDSIQVMHMADIESAPGSVSQVRESAAYLTRFAKQTGTILFLVGHVTKDGSLAGPKVLEHMIDCSILLEGSSDSRYRTLRGIKNRFGAVNELGVFAMLEQGLKEVKNPSAIFLNRGEDAAPGSVVMVVWEGTRPMLVEIQALVDMAQGGYPRRVAVGLDQNRLAMLLAVLHRHGGMHVSDQDVFVNVVGGVKVNETSADLALLAAIVSSFRDRALPQDLVIFGEVGLSGEIRPVPSGQERIYEAAKHGFTRALVPKSNAPRKTIDGMKVIPVTKLSDALTALEDL
- a CDS encoding PilZ domain-containing protein, with product MPTKTPEKRRFHRIEFDAPCELHCQESVWTTEVLDISLKGVLVKRPEGWQVPLKQPCEVIIHLNDHEAGIVMAVELRHVEPHRLGFKCQYIDLDSATHLKRLVELNLGDQALLEREFAHLID
- the hemE gene encoding uroporphyrinogen decarboxylase — translated: MTELKNDRFLRALMRQPVDRTPVWMMRQAGRYLPEYRATRAKAGDFLSLCKNTPLACEVTLQPLERFPLDAAILFSDILTIPDALGLGLYFETGEGPKFRNTIRSEADVAALPKINAEVDLDYVMNAVSTIRGALNGSVPLIGFSGSPWTLATYMIEGGSSKDFREAKKLMYGQPEVMHRLLDHLADAVIDYLNGQIKAGAQAVQIFDTWGGVLSSWAYEEFSLRYMKKIVDGLIRESDGRRVPVILFTKNGGQWLESIADSGADAVGLDWTTDIGNARARIGGRVALQGNMDPAMLYAPPERIRQEVADILKRFGSGNGHIFNLGHGITPDVDPEHAKAFIEAVVELSPEYHR
- a CDS encoding FAD-dependent oxidoreductase, whose protein sequence is MKERLSNDFQFVEVGRVDPKKVPAKKRKKEFGEIYHPFTADNAASQSHRCLECGNPYCEWKCPVHNYIPNWLKLVSEGNIMRAVELCHQTNSLPEVCGRVCPQDRLCEGACTLNDGYGAVTIGSVEKYITDTAFALGWKPDMSAVKWTDKKVAVIGAGPAGLGCADVLVRNGVKPVVFDIYPEIGGLLTFGIPEFKLEKSVMTRRRKVFEEMGVEFRLSTEVGKDVQLQEIIDEYDAVFMGMGTYTYMKGGFPGENLPGVYDALPFLVSNVNRRLGFEKDEADFIDMKGKRVVVLGGGDTAMDCNRTSIRQQAESVTCAYRRDEANMPGSRREVANAKEEGVKFLFNRQPIAIIGEDRVEGVKVVQTRLGDPDENGRRRPEVVPGSEEVIPADAVLVAFGFRPSPADWFDELKVNTDDSGRVTAPEGAEFMFQTSNEKIFAGGDMVRGSDLVVTAIWEGRQAAEGIMDYLDI
- the gltB gene encoding glutamate synthase large subunit — encoded protein: MMTGLYHPDEFRDNCGFGLIAHMKGEASHKLLQTAIESLTCMTHRGGIAADGKTGDGCGLLIQSPDGFLKKAAKAAFGKEPGDLFAVGQVFLNPDEAKASAGRAAIEKRLTEQGLEILGWREVPVDDSCLGPMALDCLPRIEQVFVVPGGKSERDFAISLFVGRRHAESDMADDSEFYICSLSHRTLAYKGLMMPADLANFYKDLGDPDLETAICVFHQRFSTNTMPRWPLAQPFRYLAHNGEINTIDGNRNWAIARAAKFSSPELPDLQTLQPLVNLTGSDSSSMDNMLEVLLAGGVDLFRAVRMMIPPAWQNVDSMDSELRAFYEYNSMHMEPWDGPAGLVMSDGRYAVCMLDRNGLRPARWVITKDDFITLASEIGTYGYQPDDVVAKGRVGPGQMLAIDTESGEVLHTKDIDQRLKTAQPYKRWLRENALRVETTLNQDTPDFRLMDSDELLVHQKMFMVSFEERDQVLRPLAENGQEAVGSMGDDTPMAVLSSKVRHVADYFRQKFAQVTNPAIDPLRESIVMSLETCLGAERNVFEETADHADRIILTTPVLSPAKFLKIANNERPGFEVARISMSYRPEQGLEQAIRQVCEEAEQAVRDGKVLLILTDKDLKEGELPVNALMATGAVHHHLVKKGLRCDSNIVVETGWARDPHHFAVLFGFGATAVYPYLAYQVLNDLIRTGELLMDPIDAKNNYRKGINKGLLKILSKMGISTITSYRGAQLFEAVGLADDVVDLCFKGVPSRIQGAGFFDFQQDQEQLASVAWKPRKPIIQGGLLKYVHGQEYHAFNPDVVGKLQEAVTSGDYGHYKEYAGLVNERPVATLRDLLVFRKDIKPIDISEVEPVENIFPRFDSAGMSLGALSPEAHEALAVAMNTLGSRSNSGEGGEDPARYGTEKRSKIKQIASGRFGVTAEYLRSADVMQIKVAQGAKPGEGGQLPGGKVNELIARLRYSVPGVTLISPPPHHDIYSIEDLAQLIFDLKQVNPQALVSVKLVSEPGVGTIAAGVAKAYADLITVSGYDGGTAASPLTSIRYAGSPWELGLTETQQALRANDLRGKIRLQTDGGLKTGLDVVKGAILGAESFGFGTTPMVALGCKYLRICHLNNCATGVATQNDHLREEHFKGTVEMAMNFFRFVAEETREWMAKLGVRTLEELVGRVDLLERLPGDTERQKKLDLSRLLSNDHIPADKPQTCQVERNHPFDEGRLAEQMVRDTAAAIKDKSGGAWSYRVTNCDRSIGARLSGEIAQIHGNQGMVDAPITLDLTGTAGQSFGVWNVGGLNLILEGDANDYVGKGMTGGKLVVKPPRGSAFKTQETSIVGNTCLYGATGGKLFAAGTAGERFAVRNSGAHAVVEGAGDHCCEYMTGGLVTVLGSTGHNFGAGMTGGFAYVMDINNTFVDKYNHELVEIQRISSEDMESYRNHLRGVIREHISETGSEWAEHILENFDDYIGRFWLVKPKAANLRSLLASTRARPE
- a CDS encoding SPOR domain-containing protein is translated as MTEESLNSLDGGGLFPRLQQRYSLRANPLEMETPFFPDAMRHHALEALRHLCGFGDMALLLTGAAGSGKTRILAELVRSESSRLDFHRIPAAALTSAQALARDLKAVSRSNLGPEDSPRDLVYGFFKWSESRVRKGQRMVLLIDDADRAPTELLRLILSAYLASERGSTAVPVFAGTDSLVQSMGLDDASTSVHQIHLRPLTRDEIVAYLEPRVHAAGGKAGELLSPARVSKIHALSQGSFARLKRVTPGVWLDMVASPSVDRPKHVPWKRFLLPGLALVLLAGSWWFVSRQYDESVAGETVKAPEPVRKSITIGPETENSVPTPEEPSQDQPAVEPETVLTEPVTEPEADQPEPEPEPEPEPEPEPEPEPEPEPEPEPEPEPEPEPEPEPEPEPEPEPEPEPEAAPSFTPANPAYFSAIDQVRARGGWTIQLVAGNLEQTALNVISRYSQLGDLVYTRGERQGQPWFMVFYGEFPTREAANAAAAGLPEELASRSPWVRPVDNL